CATTGAAGATGAAGCGCTGGTGTGGGTGAACTCGCGCAAAGGCAAAATCATCACGCGTGCGCAGGTCAGCGAGCGTCCGAATAAAGGCGCGGTGTATATGACCTACCAGTGGTGGATTGGTGCCTGTAACGAGCTGGTGACGGAAAACCTCAGCCCGATAACCAAAACGCCGGAGTACAAATACTGCGCCGTGCGTGTGGAGCCGATAGCCGATCAGCGCGCCGCCGAGCAGTATGTGACAGATGAGTACAACAAACTGAAGACTCGCCTGCGCGAAAGCGCAATGGGTTAAGCGGTTAATGCGGGGTGTTCACCACCCCGCATTTTTTTCAGATCGCTTTGGTAAAACAGCCAAACCAGAAGCCATTTTCTCGTTCGAACTTTTCATCGCCAAAAGCGCGAGTATGTTCGGAAACCACATCCAGACAGCAAACAGACAGCCCCGCCAGATAGCATTTCAGCTCATCTGCCGAATAGGCTTTTTCAATCATGTTGTCGAATTTACGTTTAAACAGACCCGGTTCATCCAGCGTTGCATCGACGACTTTATCGTTAAACACCGCCTGACTACTGACTGCAAGGAAGAAGTAAGCGCCGCCCGGTTTCAGGAGTCTTACCACGTTGTTGAAATACGCCACTCGTACCGCTTCATCGGGAATAAAAGTAATAGCGGACATAATATCGAAAATGCAATCGAAGTGAGCATCCGGAAAGGGTAACTCGCCCGCAGCGTTGGCCTTAATAAGTTGTACAATGCCTTTTTGTTGATAATCGCTCAGCAATTCCTTTGATTTACTGATAGCGATATCAGTTTGATCAATACCGACGTAATTATCAGAAAAGCCATGCGTAATAAGGTAATGAAGGTTACGGGCAAAACCACAGCCAATTTCCAGCGTGTTGACGGTGGTAGAGTGAGTTTGAATATATTCCAGACTTTCGTAGATTCGTTTTATGGCGTAACTGGGTGTGGTGCGCACACGTTCATCCGCCGATTTTTTATGTAACTCTTCCCATTTGCTTTTATTTTGTTGGCTGTGCTTATTTGATGCAAAGATATCCATGGAATTCACCGTATTTCATGATCGTGGCAATTTGTTTAAACCCGACTTCCGCAAGAATCTTTCTGTTTTCTCGTTCGGTACAGGGCCGCATCACTCCTTCGAGGCTAAATTTTTTAGCGAGAATTTCTTCAACAGAAAACCCTCGCGACAGCTTGAATTTAAGATAACAAGACTCGATCATTTCATTTATTTTCGAGTCGTCAACAACCTCTTTTTCAAAAAGAATTAACGCGCCACCCGGAATTAATGCATCATATAATTTTTCATAAGCCATTATGCGCTTAGTCAATGGGATAAACTGCAAGCAGTAATAAGAGGCAATAAAGTCGCACGCTTCCATATCGATATTTTCAATGGTGGTATGCAGATATTCAATGGGTAAACTGCCGGTTCTTTTTTTCGCCTGCGCGATCATATTCTGAACCGGTTCAACGCCAATAAACCGTGTCGCTGCTTTTTGACTATGACGGGTATAAATTTTATGAATCAGTGCGCCGGTGGAGCAACCTATTTCATAAAACACTGAACCGTCTTTAATAAAAAAATCACTTAAAAAACCAATAAGTTCATGCCCCTCATGATAAACCGGCACCGACATTTGCACATGTTCATCAAAATGGCTGGCGACATCATTATCAAAAGACCATTGTTGCCCGGTTGATATTGAAATACTGTTACCCACTTCCATGTTAATACTCCCGATTAAGAAGAAAGAGTGAAAGGACAATCAGGCATCCGCCGATAATAAGCTGGATGGAGAGACCATCATGCAACGTGAAAATAGAAAAGATCGTTGAAAAGAGAGGAACCAGAAACAGAAAGCCGCTGGCAAGCGTTGCGCCGCCCTGCCGTAGTGCTGAAAACCACAAACCGAACGAGCCGACGCTGGCCGGTAAAATAAGCCAAATAAACCATACCCAGCCCCAGGTTTGTAAATCGCCGATATCATATTTCTCATGTCTTATCCAGGCGATGATCAACATAAACAGCGCACCGAGAAAAAGCTGCCAGCCGGTAAACACCCAGCTATCTTTATCAAAAACAAATCGCTTACTCACGACCGTACAAACCGCCCAGCATAGCGATCCTAAAAATGCATAAAATAAACCGGTTCCACCTTTGACACTCTCAAGCCCCAGACAAACAATCACCCCCGCGACGCCAATAATCAATGAGATGATTTTTCGCTTATTTAATTTATCGTGCAGCAGATAATGCGCTAATACCGCGAGCCACAGCGGGTTGGTAAACAGAATAATAGAAGACATGGATGAGGTAACGCTCTCCAGCGCCAGGTTGAGAAAGCCCATTGTCCCCGTCGTCTGTAACGCGCCGACGACCGCGGTTAAAAGCAATCCCTTCGCAACCGACCCTCCACTGGTCGGAATGATAGCCTGAATGCCACGGGTAAAAACCGGAATTAATAGCATAAAAAGCCCGGCCGCCATAAACCGCCAGCCGCCCATTAAAAACGGCGGCATATTTTCATAAGAGATTAAATATTTCCCGGTTGGAAAAGACGACCCCATACAGAGGGTCGCAATAACAACTTTTATTAGAAAGTTCATATTTCTTGTGGTCACACTGCTTTCCTTTTATCAATACAGCCAATGGCAAACAATAAAATGAATGAAAGAGCAATAACGAGCATCGAGAGAAGCAGATAATCCAGCTGCCTGAAAAAAGCCACGGCGGTAAACAGATATTGAATTATGACCAGCGCCAGCAGAAGTTTTCGGATAAATGCATCCCCATGCCGAACAGAAAAGAGAATACCTAAAGGTGCAAAGATAATGACCACCGGAATCGTTGCACTCAGATATGTTAAGGTCTGCATATTAACGTTACCGGCACTGATATTTAAAACCGTCGCCAGCAGTGATATCAACGCCATCACAATGACCGCAGAAGGTGTTGCTACGGATTCGGTGCGGGAAAACATTAGAATCAACACACAAAAAAAGACCACATCAATACCATTACCGATCCATGACGTGACAATCCCACCGGCGAAGCAAATAGCGATAAATAACAGCAATCGCCAGCCGTTCACGCGGGTAAGTGCTACGGTTCGCCTAATGGTTTGTTTTCTTCGGACAAGGAAAATCGCCGCGCCAAAAGCGAGCCAGAAAGAGGAGAAAAAAACTTTTAATCCTGCGGATGAAAAGGGATTAGGAATATAAAAAAGCGCCAGCAAATAACCTAAAAAACTGGTTATTACACACCAGGTTATCAGAAATTTATCGACCGGTAGCTTGTGGGTAAAAATCGCTAAAGAAGACGCCGACATGCCAAACGATTGCATTGCCAGGCAAAAAACGGCGGCCTCTTTGGCCGGGATCTGTTTGATGAACGTCAGTACCGGAAATGCCACCACACCGCCACCCACTGGCGTCGCACTTCCGACAAACGCCCCCGCCATCATGGCGAAACTTAAAATATAATTCTCAGCTATTCCAGCGAAGCCAGTAATATATACCGTCAATAATAACCAGAGAATTAAACAAAAAAATCTGAAAAGATGAAGCGCATCCTTATATAAAGGTCGTTGTAAGAACATTATGACTGCCTTGTCTGTTCTGAATTGCGGTATTCTTTACGAACAAACAGATAAATGTTTAATTCTTTAATGAACTATGAACGTGATGACAGAACAACTTCCTAATTTCAGCCGACTGGCTTGTCTGTTAGCCGATGCCAGCCGGGCAAGAATGCTCTGCGCGTTGATGGATAATAACCGGCTTACCGCATCGGAATTAGCGCGTGTTGCCGGGCTTTCGGCGCAATCCGCTAGCAATCATTTGGCGAAATTAACCTACTGCCGGGTAGTTGCCTTCGATAAAGTGGGACGCAACCGTTATTACCGGCTCTATAACGCGCTGATTGCCCAGGCCATTGAATCGATGATGGTGGCAACCTATGCCGATGACGATTTTCAGCAGCGGTTAAAACCCAGCGGGTTTAAGAAAATATGTTATGCCAGAACCTGCTACGACCATGTTGCCGGGCATATCGGCGTCGCTATCTATGAGCATTTTTTACAAACAAACATGCTTGTTGTCACAGACGGACATCTCACCGTCACCCCGAAGGGACGAGACTGGTTCGCTACGCAACTGGGGATAGATATCGATAACGTGCACGCCGGATCGCGCCGGGAACTGGCAATAAGCTGTATGGACTGGAGCGAGCAGTGTTATCACTTATCGGGTGAATTGGGCACCCGACTCTTCGCGGCGCTGCTTGAGAAGCGGTTTCTTATTAAAGCGCATGAGCCGCGTGTGTTGCTGGTTACGCCCGCAGGCAAAGCATTTTTGCAACAGACGCTGGGTATTGTCGGCGTAGATGATTAACAGCGCACAGCCGGTCTGATCAGGATGCACCATTTTATATACGGGGTTATCGTCACGCTCTGGCGAACCTTACTTTCACAAACCATGAATACGTTCTCTACAATACTGAGTGAATTCGTGATGAATGCTCGCCATCTGGTTAGAGCCTTCTCTTCATTCGCCGGAATTAAGCGCAAGAGTGGCGTCTTTTCAACATGTTATTGTTTTCGGTATTAATGCTATGCTCAATTTGATATATATCTGTTTTACCACTATTTTTACCCGCCTGTATTTCCAAAATTAGTTCATAAATTATTTGTGCCGTGAATCATGGCGGCAATAAAGGATTAAAGTGAGACAGCAATGATGCGAGTCGCCAGAATAGTAGTTTTATTTTTTTCTCTATTTTTATTTACAGTAAGTGTTTTCTCTTATGGCGAAACACTGAATATCAGCCAGGAATACTCATCAGTCACTGGCAATATATTTATTAATACCACGCCGCAAAGCGGCTTTTGCACGGAATATCCACAGTACTGTACCGATAACGATGCTGTCAGCGTCGCCCTCACTCTGTATGCGCCATTAATGCAAGACAAACTTATGGCAAATTCTCCGCCACGGGAAAGTATGTTCTATAAAATGCCGGGTAACTGGCGGACGGTGAAACTTTTTAACACCGCAGGGCAAAGTACCGAACTTGCTTTCAGGGTGGCAGGTTTTGCGGCTTCCTATTTGACTCATTCCGAGTGGAGCGTACCTGACCACGTTAATAACTGGCAAGGGGGATCGTTTGAATACGCACCCAGCCCCTGCATCACTTCCGGCGTAGCTCCTGCCTGGTCTCAATGGGGGTTTAAGTTTATGTGGAAATGGCCGGTCAGTGATGTACCCTGCTATAAGCTTCCGACCATAGATTTGAAGGACGACCCATACAATATAAGATATT
This genomic interval from Kosakonia sacchari SP1 contains the following:
- a CDS encoding class I SAM-dependent methyltransferase encodes the protein MDIFASNKHSQQNKSKWEELHKKSADERVRTTPSYAIKRIYESLEYIQTHSTTVNTLEIGCGFARNLHYLITHGFSDNYVGIDQTDIAISKSKELLSDYQQKGIVQLIKANAAGELPFPDAHFDCIFDIMSAITFIPDEAVRVAYFNNVVRLLKPGGAYFFLAVSSQAVFNDKVVDATLDEPGLFKRKFDNMIEKAYSADELKCYLAGLSVCCLDVVSEHTRAFGDEKFERENGFWFGCFTKAI
- a CDS encoding methyltransferase domain-containing protein, with translation MEVGNSISISTGQQWSFDNDVASHFDEHVQMSVPVYHEGHELIGFLSDFFIKDGSVFYEIGCSTGALIHKIYTRHSQKAATRFIGVEPVQNMIAQAKKRTGSLPIEYLHTTIENIDMEACDFIASYYCLQFIPLTKRIMAYEKLYDALIPGGALILFEKEVVDDSKINEMIESCYLKFKLSRGFSVEEILAKKFSLEGVMRPCTERENRKILAEVGFKQIATIMKYGEFHGYLCIK
- a CDS encoding DMT family transporter, with translation MNFLIKVVIATLCMGSSFPTGKYLISYENMPPFLMGGWRFMAAGLFMLLIPVFTRGIQAIIPTSGGSVAKGLLLTAVVGALQTTGTMGFLNLALESVTSSMSSIILFTNPLWLAVLAHYLLHDKLNKRKIISLIIGVAGVIVCLGLESVKGGTGLFYAFLGSLCWAVCTVVSKRFVFDKDSWVFTGWQLFLGALFMLIIAWIRHEKYDIGDLQTWGWVWFIWLILPASVGSFGLWFSALRQGGATLASGFLFLVPLFSTIFSIFTLHDGLSIQLIIGGCLIVLSLFLLNREY
- a CDS encoding sulfite exporter TauE/SafE family protein, with amino-acid sequence MFLQRPLYKDALHLFRFFCLILWLLLTVYITGFAGIAENYILSFAMMAGAFVGSATPVGGGVVAFPVLTFIKQIPAKEAAVFCLAMQSFGMSASSLAIFTHKLPVDKFLITWCVITSFLGYLLALFYIPNPFSSAGLKVFFSSFWLAFGAAIFLVRRKQTIRRTVALTRVNGWRLLLFIAICFAGGIVTSWIGNGIDVVFFCVLILMFSRTESVATPSAVIVMALISLLATVLNISAGNVNMQTLTYLSATIPVVIIFAPLGILFSVRHGDAFIRKLLLALVIIQYLFTAVAFFRQLDYLLLSMLVIALSFILLFAIGCIDKRKAV
- a CDS encoding ArsR/SmtB family transcription factor; amino-acid sequence: MTEQLPNFSRLACLLADASRARMLCALMDNNRLTASELARVAGLSAQSASNHLAKLTYCRVVAFDKVGRNRYYRLYNALIAQAIESMMVATYADDDFQQRLKPSGFKKICYARTCYDHVAGHIGVAIYEHFLQTNMLVVTDGHLTVTPKGRDWFATQLGIDIDNVHAGSRRELAISCMDWSEQCYHLSGELGTRLFAALLEKRFLIKAHEPRVLLVTPAGKAFLQQTLGIVGVDD